The following coding sequences are from one Litorilinea aerophila window:
- a CDS encoding DUF7482 domain-containing protein — translation MGRNLVVTALIAVLMAGFVLAYRGRLPLTQPTIPTVVGYAAGQEIRFIHTEASDAEIAQVLTDMVGSPVLVVPALAQTPPALRGRVYVFTNGVRGGGPLDYQPDVFDGPPGTPEYRPLREIVLVTWQPEARPRVLTDAAQVLDAAAAGQVTLEATGVVVNMPFVTWPGGHR, via the coding sequence ATGGGACGTAATCTGGTGGTCACGGCGCTCATCGCGGTCCTGATGGCCGGTTTCGTCCTGGCCTATCGGGGGCGGCTCCCCCTCACCCAGCCGACCATCCCGACGGTGGTGGGCTATGCGGCCGGGCAGGAGATCCGGTTTATCCACACCGAGGCTTCGGATGCCGAGATCGCGCAGGTGCTGACGGACATGGTGGGCTCGCCGGTGCTGGTGGTGCCGGCCCTGGCCCAGACACCGCCGGCGTTGCGGGGCCGGGTCTATGTCTTCACCAACGGCGTGCGGGGCGGCGGGCCCCTGGACTACCAACCCGACGTCTTCGACGGGCCGCCGGGCACGCCAGAGTACCGGCCCCTGCGGGAGATCGTGCTGGTCACCTGGCAGCCGGAGGCCCGGCCGCGGGTGCTCACCGACGCGGCCCAGGTGCTGGACGCTGCCGCAGCCGGACAGGTCACCCTGGAAGCCACGGGGGTGGTGGTCAACATGCCCTTCGTCACCTGGCCCGGGGGCCACCGCTGA
- a CDS encoding Zn-ribbon domain-containing OB-fold protein has product MASKKQSELVGLTHNLRGYGEVYSFSTMYTVPKGFDDQKPYTVALIKLDEGPMVTAQLTDVDPADVHIGMRVEMVTRKLREDGGEGQIIYGYKFRPVLPRQVS; this is encoded by the coding sequence ATGGCGTCCAAGAAGCAGAGTGAGCTGGTGGGCCTGACCCACAACCTGCGAGGATATGGGGAGGTGTACAGCTTCTCCACCATGTACACGGTGCCCAAAGGGTTTGACGACCAGAAGCCCTACACCGTGGCCCTGATCAAGCTGGACGAGGGCCCCATGGTGACTGCGCAGTTAACTGACGTGGACCCGGCCGATGTCCACATCGGCATGCGGGTGGAGATGGTGACCCGGAAGCTGCGGGAAGACGGGGGCGAGGGGCAGATCATCTACGGCTACAAGTTTCGTCCGGTGTTGCCGCGGCAGGTGTCGTAG
- a CDS encoding spermidine synthase gives METRTGYLSVLVFTAGATTLGMELSASRLLEPVFGNNQLVWAALIGLILLYLAVGAWLGGRLADRYPRQRELDLVVSLAALGVALVPLLSTPILRLAATGIQGFVPGLLAGSLLAVLLLFSVPGILLGTVSPWAVRLALADLAHAGQAAGRLYALSTAGSLVGTFVPVLWLIPTIGTRWTFYVLALAPLLVVSLGSRRQPYRWAPALALVAVLLLALLTRPGLAVRSGWDDGASGTLLYEDESLYNYIAVRQWGSERHLKLNDGIGIHSVYHPESTLSQGIWDYFLLPPLFNPPPALPTPSDQVLLIGLAAGTVSGLLTDIYGPMPITGVELDPEILEVGRRYFQMERPNLTAVAADGRRWLLQQPAEARWRYIAIDAYRPPYIPFHLTTVEFFQLVRSHLTEDGVVAVNVGRTAHNFALVDALAATLAQVFPQVYIIDEPGPPDTLGNSLVVATVQPTRLGYFAQNVAALPTSLPPDFLAFAAAAVTQARPATPPADTPTFTDDRAPVERIVHSIVLDFFRGR, from the coding sequence TTGGAGACGCGCACCGGTTATCTCTCCGTCCTGGTTTTCACCGCGGGGGCGACCACCCTGGGCATGGAGCTGAGCGCCTCCCGCCTGCTGGAGCCAGTCTTCGGCAACAATCAGCTGGTCTGGGCCGCGCTCATCGGCCTGATCCTGCTCTACCTGGCGGTGGGCGCCTGGCTGGGGGGCCGGCTGGCCGACCGCTATCCCCGTCAGCGGGAGCTGGATCTGGTCGTCAGCCTGGCGGCCCTGGGCGTGGCCCTGGTCCCCCTCTTGAGCACGCCCATCCTGCGGCTGGCCGCCACGGGCATCCAGGGCTTCGTGCCCGGCCTGCTGGCCGGTTCGCTGCTGGCCGTGCTGCTCCTCTTTAGCGTACCCGGCATCCTTCTGGGCACGGTCAGCCCCTGGGCGGTGCGCCTGGCCCTGGCGGATCTCGCCCATGCCGGGCAGGCGGCCGGGCGCCTCTACGCCCTTTCTACCGCGGGCAGCCTGGTGGGCACCTTTGTCCCGGTCCTGTGGCTGATCCCGACCATCGGCACCCGCTGGACCTTCTACGTGCTGGCCCTGGCGCCGCTGCTGGTGGTCAGCCTGGGCAGCCGCCGCCAGCCCTACCGCTGGGCGCCAGCCCTGGCCCTGGTAGCGGTGCTGCTGCTGGCCCTGCTCACCCGGCCCGGCCTGGCCGTCCGCAGCGGCTGGGATGACGGCGCGAGCGGAACTTTGTTGTACGAAGATGAGAGCCTGTACAACTACATCGCGGTGCGCCAGTGGGGCAGCGAGCGCCACCTCAAGCTCAACGATGGCATCGGGATCCACAGCGTCTACCATCCAGAGAGTACGTTGAGCCAGGGGATTTGGGACTACTTCCTGCTGCCGCCCCTTTTCAACCCACCCCCGGCCCTCCCAACGCCGTCCGACCAGGTGCTCCTCATCGGCCTGGCCGCGGGCACGGTCAGCGGGCTGCTGACCGACATCTACGGTCCCATGCCCATCACCGGCGTGGAGTTGGACCCGGAAATTTTGGAAGTGGGACGGCGCTATTTTCAGATGGAGCGGCCTAATCTCACCGCGGTGGCGGCGGACGGTCGCCGCTGGCTCCTGCAGCAGCCGGCTGAAGCCCGCTGGCGCTACATCGCCATCGATGCCTACCGGCCGCCCTACATTCCCTTTCACCTAACCACGGTGGAGTTCTTCCAACTGGTGCGCAGCCACCTGACGGAAGATGGCGTGGTGGCGGTCAACGTGGGGCGCACGGCCCACAACTTCGCCCTGGTGGATGCACTGGCCGCCACCCTGGCCCAGGTCTTCCCCCAGGTCTACATCATCGACGAGCCCGGCCCACCGGACACCCTGGGCAACTCCCTGGTGGTGGCCACAGTCCAGCCCACCCGGCTGGGGTACTTTGCACAAAATGTGGCGGCTTTGCCGACCTCCCTGCCCCCGGATTTCCTGGCGTTTGCCGCGGCCGCGGTGACACAGGCGCGGCCCGCGACCCCACCGGCCGATACGCCCACTTTCACCGACGACCGGGCGCCGGTGGAGCGCATTGTGCACAGCATCGTCCTGGACTTCTTCCGGGGAAGATAA
- a CDS encoding heavy-metal-associated domain-containing protein, whose product MESQPTAVLTAELKVIGEQRLHCAGCENAVQRGLLRLPGVQEVTADHRTQRIVVTVDTAQISLAAIQERLGWMGWQTALQSDGSASTD is encoded by the coding sequence ATGGAGAGTCAACCCACAGCGGTATTGACCGCTGAGCTGAAAGTCATCGGCGAACAACGTCTGCACTGTGCCGGCTGCGAGAACGCGGTGCAGCGCGGCCTGCTACGGCTGCCCGGTGTCCAGGAGGTCACGGCCGACCACCGGACCCAACGGATCGTCGTCACGGTGGATACGGCCCAGATCTCCCTGGCCGCCATCCAGGAGCGGCTGGGCTGGATGGGTTGGCAGACCGCCCTACAGAGCGATGGGAGCGCTTCAACCGACTAA
- a CDS encoding 2-oxoacid:acceptor oxidoreductase subunit alpha: MESARFDFVIGIGGAAGQGIATPGNILARTFVRRGLHLCAYNAHQSIIRGGHILLALRVAEHEIHSHGDNLDLLLCLNQDTMNRHLRHMRPGTWVLFNSDDIVPGDAAEGVHMCPMPVKALTNDSRNKVIQNTVALGAIVSILGLDFATLEAALQRELGRKGKEVVEENVQAARGGFDHAQAHFPSLDRPVPTGAKPLAVWSGNEALAMGGAAAGVRFYCAYPMSPSTGILHWMAANARDLGIMVRQAEDELAVANMTIGAAHAGCRAMCATSGGGFALMTEAIGMAGMMEVPVVFINVQRAGPSTGVPTKTEQGDLWQALGASQGDYERFIVAPKNALDAFNTIPELFNLVDKCQCPGILLSDLLISEGTFSVDPDAINMFPPIDRGELITQPRSADGANGADTNGYLRYQDTETGISPRALPGLEGYVYVAATDEHDEDGVLISDEFTNPHKRRKMVEKRARKLQHVAKEVPPPALEGPADAEVTLVGWGSTYGVIKEAIDQLKERGVTANHLPIKWIIPFHSEEVSAILNKAKRVIVVENNYSGQFARYLRSETGFAAHGHIRKYDGEPFMPHHIVEGVLAQLAGETTRFVPEHEFIV, encoded by the coding sequence ATGGAATCAGCCCGTTTCGATTTCGTCATCGGCATTGGCGGGGCCGCTGGCCAGGGCATTGCCACCCCCGGCAACATCCTGGCCCGCACCTTTGTGCGTCGCGGCCTTCACCTCTGCGCCTACAACGCCCACCAATCCATCATCCGCGGCGGCCATATCTTGCTGGCGCTACGGGTGGCAGAGCACGAGATCCACAGCCACGGCGATAACCTGGACCTGTTGCTCTGTCTGAACCAGGACACCATGAACCGGCACCTGCGCCACATGCGACCGGGTACCTGGGTGCTTTTCAACAGCGACGATATTGTGCCCGGCGACGCCGCGGAAGGTGTTCACATGTGCCCCATGCCGGTCAAAGCGCTGACCAACGACTCCCGCAACAAGGTGATCCAGAACACGGTGGCCCTGGGTGCCATCGTCTCTATCCTGGGGCTGGACTTCGCGACCCTGGAGGCTGCCCTGCAACGGGAGCTGGGCCGCAAGGGCAAGGAGGTGGTGGAGGAGAATGTCCAGGCGGCCCGAGGGGGCTTTGACCATGCCCAGGCCCATTTCCCCTCCCTGGATCGGCCGGTGCCCACCGGCGCCAAACCCCTGGCCGTCTGGTCGGGCAACGAAGCCCTGGCCATGGGGGGAGCCGCTGCCGGGGTGCGCTTCTACTGCGCCTACCCCATGAGTCCCTCCACCGGCATCCTCCACTGGATGGCGGCCAACGCCCGGGACCTGGGCATCATGGTGCGCCAGGCGGAAGATGAGCTGGCCGTGGCCAACATGACCATCGGCGCAGCCCACGCCGGTTGCCGGGCCATGTGTGCCACTTCTGGCGGCGGCTTCGCCCTGATGACCGAAGCCATCGGCATGGCCGGCATGATGGAGGTGCCCGTGGTCTTCATCAACGTCCAGCGAGCCGGCCCCTCCACCGGGGTGCCCACCAAGACGGAACAAGGCGACCTCTGGCAGGCCCTGGGCGCCAGCCAGGGGGACTACGAGCGCTTCATCGTCGCTCCCAAAAATGCCCTAGATGCCTTCAACACCATCCCCGAGCTCTTCAACCTGGTGGACAAGTGCCAGTGCCCCGGCATCCTCCTGTCGGATCTCCTCATCTCCGAAGGCACCTTCAGCGTCGACCCCGACGCCATCAACATGTTCCCCCCCATTGACCGGGGAGAGCTCATCACCCAGCCCCGCAGCGCCGATGGGGCCAACGGCGCCGACACCAACGGCTACCTGCGCTATCAGGACACCGAGACCGGCATCTCGCCCCGGGCATTGCCGGGCCTGGAGGGCTACGTCTACGTGGCCGCCACCGACGAGCACGACGAGGATGGCGTCCTCATCAGCGACGAGTTCACCAATCCCCACAAGCGCCGCAAAATGGTGGAAAAGCGGGCCCGCAAGCTGCAGCATGTGGCCAAAGAGGTGCCGCCGCCGGCGCTGGAAGGGCCGGCCGATGCCGAGGTCACCCTGGTGGGGTGGGGCTCCACCTACGGCGTCATCAAGGAGGCCATCGACCAGTTGAAAGAGCGGGGGGTGACGGCCAATCACCTGCCCATCAAGTGGATCATCCCCTTCCACAGCGAAGAGGTATCCGCCATCCTGAATAAGGCCAAGCGGGTGATTGTGGTGGAGAACAACTACTCTGGCCAGTTTGCCCGCTACCTGCGCAGCGAGACCGGCTTCGCCGCCCATGGCCACATCCGAAAGTACGACGGCGAGCCCTTCATGCCCCATCACATCGTCGAGGGGGTGCTGGCCCAACTGGCCGGCGAGACCACCCGCTTCGTGCCGGAACACGAGTTCATCGTCTGA
- a CDS encoding 2-oxoacid:ferredoxin oxidoreductase subunit beta — MAVPTKSEAGRREGTVIQLTAKDFKGKVNPDWCPGCGDFGVLNSVQRAVAELGLRPHEILTVSGIGCSSNFPGFFNAYGMHTLHGRALAVATGAKLANHELTVIVTGGDGDGYGIGGNHFMHAARRNIDLTYIVMNNQIYGLTTGQLSPTSREGMKTKSSPFGSVELPINPLLISIMAGATFVARGFSGDGKHLVELIKQAIQHRGFAHIDVFSPCVTFNHDNTYPFFRERVKRLEDEGHDPSDWKAACEKAMVWGDTIYTGLFFRSEGRATLEEKEPVLAQGGPLAYRPLGLSQEQAQKLLQRMM, encoded by the coding sequence ATGGCGGTACCCACCAAGTCAGAGGCAGGTCGGCGTGAGGGGACGGTCATCCAACTGACCGCCAAGGACTTCAAAGGCAAGGTCAACCCGGACTGGTGCCCGGGCTGTGGGGACTTCGGCGTTCTCAACAGCGTCCAGCGGGCCGTGGCCGAGTTGGGCCTGCGCCCCCACGAGATCCTGACCGTGAGCGGCATCGGCTGTTCTTCCAACTTCCCCGGCTTCTTCAATGCCTACGGCATGCACACCCTGCATGGTCGGGCTCTGGCCGTGGCCACCGGTGCCAAGCTGGCCAACCACGAGCTGACCGTCATCGTCACCGGCGGGGATGGCGATGGCTATGGCATCGGCGGCAACCACTTCATGCACGCCGCCCGCCGCAATATCGACCTGACCTACATCGTCATGAACAATCAGATCTACGGCCTGACCACGGGGCAGCTTTCACCCACCAGCCGGGAAGGGATGAAGACCAAGAGCTCGCCCTTTGGCAGTGTGGAATTGCCCATCAACCCGCTGCTGATCTCCATCATGGCCGGCGCGACCTTCGTGGCCCGGGGCTTCAGCGGCGATGGCAAACACCTGGTGGAGCTGATCAAACAGGCCATCCAGCATCGGGGCTTTGCCCACATCGACGTCTTCAGCCCCTGCGTGACCTTCAACCACGACAACACCTACCCCTTCTTCCGGGAGCGGGTCAAGCGGCTGGAGGACGAAGGCCACGACCCCAGCGACTGGAAGGCTGCCTGTGAGAAGGCCATGGTCTGGGGCGATACCATCTACACCGGTCTCTTCTTCCGTTCGGAAGGGCGTGCTACCCTGGAAGAGAAGGAGCCGGTGCTGGCCCAGGGCGGTCCCCTGGCCTATCGCCCCCTGGGGCTGAGCCAGGAACAGGCCCAGAAGCTCCTCCAGCGCATGATGTAG
- a CDS encoding DUF302 domain-containing protein, producing MGKDYGLRASLHVPYEEAIPRVTEALKEEGFGVLTEIDVRATLKKKLDVDYKPYIILGACNPHLAYQGLQAEPELGLLLPCNVIVYDNGDGTSTVSIVDPIQMLGVVENPQLEPIAQEADRRLRRVLDHLTEKVSP from the coding sequence ATGGGTAAAGACTATGGATTGCGGGCCAGCCTTCATGTGCCCTATGAGGAGGCGATTCCGCGGGTGACCGAGGCGCTCAAGGAGGAAGGCTTCGGGGTATTGACCGAAATCGACGTCCGGGCTACCCTCAAGAAGAAGCTGGACGTGGACTACAAGCCCTACATCATCCTGGGGGCCTGCAACCCACACCTGGCCTACCAGGGATTGCAGGCCGAACCGGAGTTGGGGTTGCTCTTGCCGTGCAACGTCATCGTCTACGACAACGGCGACGGCACCAGCACCGTCAGCATTGTGGACCCCATCCAGATGTTAGGCGTGGTGGAAAATCCCCAGCTGGAGCCCATCGCCCAGGAGGCGGACCGCCGGCTGCGGCGGGTGCTGGACCACCTGACGGAAAAGGTTTCGCCCTAA
- a CDS encoding zinc ribbon domain-containing protein yields MAVPILWRTKKQRYALQGEICPACERAVFPPRRICPYCGRDEEAAGQHEVAHGQAFTYAFSAVPSLAVRPGGDD; encoded by the coding sequence ATGGCTGTTCCCATCCTTTGGCGTACGAAAAAGCAGCGTTATGCCCTCCAGGGCGAGATTTGCCCTGCCTGTGAGCGGGCTGTCTTTCCGCCCCGTCGGATCTGCCCCTACTGCGGTCGAGACGAAGAAGCCGCCGGGCAGCATGAGGTCGCCCACGGGCAGGCTTTCACCTATGCCTTTTCGGCGGTTCCATCCCTGGCTGTGCGCCCAGGCGGGGATGATTGA
- a CDS encoding thiolase domain-containing protein, with translation MRSVSIIGIGQSPVGELWDRSAREIAYTAISAAMADAGIDRADALFLGNMLSGNLLDQEHMATLVADTCGLHGIEAAKVEAACASGAAALRVGAMAVASGFHDVVIVAGVEKMTDTVGKDTTAGLATAADAEYEALHGVSFVALNALIMQRYMYEFDVPLDAFAGFSINAHRNGANNPNAMFREAITLQDYLKAPVVATPISIMDSSPVCDGAAAVVLVPTERVKEFTTGHHWGSVQILASASANDTLAVHDRRDPLYLEAAAISSQKAYRQAGITPQELDLFEVHDAFTIMAALSLEACGFAGRGEGWRLAQEEAIGIDGQIPISTMGGLKSRGHPVGATGIYQIVELVLQLSGRAGANQVKNARLGMAQNIGGSGATIVTHILGS, from the coding sequence ATGCGCAGCGTATCCATCATCGGAATCGGCCAGTCGCCTGTGGGCGAGCTCTGGGATCGCTCGGCCCGGGAAATCGCCTACACGGCCATCAGCGCAGCCATGGCCGATGCCGGTATCGACCGGGCGGATGCCCTCTTCCTGGGCAACATGCTCAGCGGCAACCTGTTGGACCAGGAGCACATGGCCACCCTGGTGGCAGACACCTGTGGGCTCCACGGCATCGAAGCAGCCAAGGTGGAGGCTGCCTGTGCCAGCGGCGCCGCGGCCCTCCGGGTGGGGGCCATGGCCGTGGCCAGCGGCTTCCACGACGTGGTGATCGTGGCCGGGGTGGAGAAAATGACGGACACGGTGGGCAAGGATACCACCGCCGGCCTGGCCACCGCAGCCGACGCCGAGTATGAGGCCCTCCATGGGGTCAGCTTCGTGGCCCTGAATGCCCTGATCATGCAGCGTTACATGTACGAGTTTGACGTGCCCCTGGACGCCTTTGCCGGCTTCAGCATCAACGCCCACCGCAACGGCGCCAACAACCCCAACGCCATGTTCCGGGAGGCCATCACCCTGCAGGATTATCTCAAAGCGCCGGTGGTGGCCACGCCCATCAGCATCATGGACAGCAGCCCCGTCTGCGATGGTGCGGCTGCCGTGGTCCTGGTGCCCACCGAGCGGGTGAAGGAATTCACCACCGGCCACCACTGGGGCTCGGTCCAGATCCTGGCCAGCGCCAGTGCCAACGACACCCTGGCCGTCCACGACCGCCGGGATCCCCTCTACCTGGAGGCGGCTGCCATCAGCAGCCAGAAGGCCTACCGCCAGGCCGGGATCACCCCCCAGGAGCTGGACCTCTTTGAGGTGCACGATGCCTTTACCATCATGGCGGCCTTGAGCCTGGAGGCCTGCGGCTTTGCTGGCCGGGGAGAAGGATGGCGACTGGCCCAGGAAGAGGCCATCGGCATCGACGGCCAGATCCCCATCAGCACCATGGGGGGCCTTAAGAGCCGGGGACACCCCGTGGGCGCGACAGGCATCTACCAGATCGTGGAGCTGGTCTTGCAGCTTTCCGGCCGAGCCGGCGCCAATCAGGTCAAGAATGCCCGCCTGGGCATGGCCCAGAACATCGGCGGCAGCGGCGCCACCATTGTCACCCACATCCTGGGCAGCTAG
- a CDS encoding Rieske (2Fe-2S) protein, which yields MARYVVGKVSELPPGSRKIVDAGGRSIGVFNVHGTFYAIRNLCPHQFAPLCRGIITGTTLPSQPGQYIWARDGEIIRCPWHGWEFDITTGRSVFNPHKMRVKTYEVTVEREAAPSEDEDESVETYPVTVEDGTVILHA from the coding sequence ATGGCTCGATATGTGGTTGGTAAAGTGAGTGAGCTCCCGCCGGGCAGCCGCAAGATTGTGGACGCGGGCGGCCGCTCCATCGGCGTCTTCAATGTGCATGGAACCTTTTACGCCATCCGCAACCTTTGTCCCCACCAGTTCGCCCCTCTGTGCCGGGGCATCATCACCGGCACCACCCTGCCCAGCCAGCCCGGCCAGTACATCTGGGCCCGGGATGGCGAGATCATCCGCTGCCCCTGGCACGGCTGGGAGTTCGACATCACCACCGGCCGTTCGGTTTTCAACCCCCACAAGATGCGGGTCAAAACCTACGAGGTGACCGTGGAACGGGAGGCCGCCCCGTCGGAAGATGAGGACGAGTCGGTGGAGACCTACCCGGTGACGGTTGAGGATGGTACCGTCATCCTCCATGCCTGA
- a CDS encoding SelT/SelW/SelH family protein codes for MSVTRERFEQGMTYEAYKAQMTRNREQFEANEAAVTFDPDDLAFFAGLPHPLNVLVLAEDWCGDVIANLPVLGRLAQESGKLNLRIFLRDQNLDLMDQYLKDGQFRSIPTFVFFDADFNELGHWIERPARVTEQMAQLRQELFASDPALAGLDPDTPFGQLPEEARNRVRDAFARFRSENRDFANREVVREIRALLERGLPQARPTQQPQSVAQPRVPSRPARPTSNGAVKVSITYCAECGYQPQTLALTEALINSFMHELAEVELIPWQDGAFDVAIDGELVHSMARDGGFPEPEAIVQAVRERLAR; via the coding sequence ATGTCTGTAACCAGGGAACGCTTCGAACAGGGGATGACCTATGAAGCCTATAAGGCCCAGATGACCCGCAACCGGGAACAGTTTGAGGCCAACGAAGCTGCGGTGACCTTTGATCCCGACGACCTGGCCTTCTTCGCCGGGCTGCCTCACCCCCTCAACGTCCTGGTCCTGGCCGAGGACTGGTGTGGCGACGTGATCGCCAACCTGCCCGTGTTGGGGCGCCTGGCCCAGGAGAGCGGCAAGCTCAATTTGCGCATCTTCCTGCGGGATCAGAACCTGGATCTGATGGATCAGTACCTCAAGGACGGCCAGTTTCGTTCCATTCCCACCTTCGTCTTCTTCGATGCCGACTTCAACGAGCTGGGCCACTGGATCGAGCGACCTGCCCGGGTTACCGAGCAGATGGCACAGCTACGCCAGGAACTTTTTGCCAGCGATCCGGCCCTGGCCGGCCTAGACCCGGACACGCCCTTTGGCCAGCTTCCAGAGGAAGCCCGGAATCGGGTGCGGGACGCCTTTGCCCGCTTCCGCAGCGAGAACCGGGATTTTGCCAACCGGGAAGTGGTGCGGGAGATTCGCGCCCTGCTGGAGCGCGGCCTGCCCCAGGCCCGGCCAACTCAGCAACCCCAGAGCGTGGCCCAGCCTCGGGTACCCAGCCGCCCGGCCCGGCCCACGAGCAATGGCGCGGTGAAGGTGAGCATCACCTACTGCGCCGAGTGTGGCTATCAGCCCCAGACCCTGGCCCTGACCGAGGCCCTGATCAACAGCTTCATGCACGAGCTGGCCGAGGTGGAGTTGATCCCATGGCAGGATGGCGCGTTTGATGTCGCCATCGACGGCGAGCTGGTCCACTCCATGGCCCGGGATGGTGGTTTCCCGGAGCCTGAGGCCATCGTGCAGGCGGTGCGGGAGCGCCTGGCCCGCTAG
- a CDS encoding cytochrome c biogenesis protein CcdA, whose protein sequence is MADGWIGLALGLGILAAFTPCAFAVNGLLLAYVHGEPRRKRLTTLAQFAAVRAIFLALLGALLSLVAGHSGLITHRYQQVIDLLLIGLGLLFIVNLYRPLPWPALTPGRWLENRRGVTLGLGVLVGLDVPTCASPLFFALLGHTIFRGDLATGTGSLLAFGLGMTLPVLGAATSDRLYRSFQQVARRHRRLWTWVGGLVLILAGLLELPAAPPVIPTLGLGEVVRQAAGIVLWWAGLVTLLLILAGAIWRYSRRRTARQSPYVEE, encoded by the coding sequence ATGGCAGATGGATGGATCGGACTGGCGCTGGGATTGGGGATACTGGCGGCGTTCACGCCGTGCGCGTTTGCGGTCAACGGCCTGCTGCTGGCCTACGTTCACGGGGAGCCTCGCCGGAAGCGGCTGACCACCCTGGCCCAGTTTGCCGCGGTCCGGGCCATCTTTCTGGCCCTGTTGGGCGCCCTGCTGAGCCTGGTGGCCGGGCACAGCGGCCTGATCACCCATCGCTATCAGCAGGTCATCGACCTCTTACTGATTGGGCTGGGGCTCCTTTTTATCGTGAACCTGTACCGACCGCTACCATGGCCTGCCCTGACGCCTGGCCGGTGGCTGGAAAACCGACGGGGCGTCACTTTGGGGCTGGGTGTGCTGGTGGGCCTGGACGTCCCCACCTGTGCGAGCCCGCTCTTCTTTGCCCTGCTGGGACACACGATTTTCCGGGGCGACCTGGCCACCGGCACCGGATCTCTCCTGGCGTTTGGGCTCGGGATGACCCTGCCGGTGTTGGGGGCCGCCACCTCGGATCGGCTGTACCGCTCGTTCCAGCAAGTAGCCCGGCGACACCGGAGGTTATGGACCTGGGTGGGCGGCCTGGTCCTGATCCTGGCCGGGCTGTTGGAGCTGCCGGCCGCACCACCGGTCATTCCCACCCTGGGCCTGGGGGAGGTGGTACGTCAGGCGGCAGGGATCGTCCTGTGGTGGGCGGGGCTGGTGACGCTGCTCCTGATCCTGGCCGGCGCGATCTGGCGGTACAGCAGGCGCCGTACCGCCAGGCAAAGTCCATATGTGGAAGAATAG
- a CDS encoding heavy metal-responsive transcriptional regulator, with translation MSQSWQIGQVARQVDLSPKTIRYYESIGLLPEPRRGPNGYRQYTAEEIERIDFIRRARTLGFGLDEIREILALRDRNEAPCPYVLSLIASKIQQVERQIADLRRLQKELETLRRQAEAIPLEVLANKSCLCHIIENLALEEAQ, from the coding sequence ATGAGCCAATCCTGGCAGATCGGCCAGGTCGCCCGCCAGGTCGATCTCAGCCCCAAGACGATTCGATACTACGAAAGCATCGGCCTGCTGCCCGAGCCCCGACGCGGTCCCAACGGATACCGTCAATACACGGCGGAGGAGATTGAACGGATCGACTTCATCCGACGGGCGCGTACCCTGGGCTTCGGCCTGGATGAGATCCGGGAGATCCTCGCCCTGCGGGATCGCAACGAGGCCCCCTGTCCGTATGTGTTGTCCCTGATTGCCAGCAAGATCCAACAGGTGGAACGACAAATTGCCGATCTACGCCGATTGCAGAAGGAGTTGGAAACACTACGTCGCCAGGCGGAAGCCATTCCCCTGGAAGTGCTGGCCAACAAGAGTTGCCTGTGCCATATCATTGAAAACCTGGCGCTGGAGGAGGCGCAGTAA